The sequence CAAATCATTTCTAATTTTCGTAAATTTTCCCAAATTATCCATAAAAATTTCTCCATTAACCGCCGTTGCTAGCAATTCTTCTGGAATTAATCGCCATTCATACAAGTTCTCAGGCACCTTGATGTCTCCTAAAAATTTGAAAAACCAATCCTCCATATTAAGAACTCCACGCCTTCCATCCCCAAACTCACTCACATTCAATGCTCTAAATCCCAAAAACTCCTTCGGCAATTCATTAAGCCTTTTCTGCAAATTTAGTCCATATTTTTCATAATCTTCTGAACTCAGCCAAATACAGCAGGACGGCCCAAAGTCATGATCCTGCGAAATTTCATCATCAAACCCAAAACACTCCGAACCTTCTCCCGCAAGTCCAGCCGCCATTTTTTCAAAAACTTCTGGAAATTCACTTTTTATAACTGGAAGATAAATTTCTTCGAAATATTTTTTTGAAAGTTCCAGTCCTTTTATTTTATTTGAATCCATTTTTTCTCCTTCTTCCATCTAAACCATTTTTTCCTTCACAACTTCAATATTTTCCAAAATATTTTTGTAATTATTGCTTTCTTTACCAAACGTCTTTTCACAAATTTCAGCACTTTCCTCAAATAATTCCAATGCTTTTTCATATTCATTTTCTGCAAAATAAAAAGTCGCCATATTGTTAAGGACTGCCGCATACAAGTTATGAGTTTTTCCAACTTCCTTCTCGATTAGTTCCAGTGATTTTTGCAAGTATTCCTCTGCTTTTTCTTTGTTTTTTACTTTCAAGTAAGGCTGTACAAGATTACTTAATGTAATCGCATACTGAATAGGATTTTCTCCAACTTTTTCCAGTACCCTTAGACTTTTTTCCTGTAATTCAATCGCTTCCTCGTATCTTTCAAGCTCCTGATAAAATAAAGCCAAATTATTGCACACGCTCGCATAAACATAGTCATTTTGCAAATTATTATTTTCATAAATTTTCATAGTATTAAGGTACATATCTTCAGTTTCATCATATTTTTTCATAAATCTGTAAACTTCGGCTAGGTTAAGGCTGCAAGTCGCATATGGAATACTGTCTTTGCCGTACTTTTTCTCAATAAAGCCTTGTGCCTTCAGCAAAGCATCTTTCGCTGTGTCAAACTCCCCAACATATTTAAGAGTTCCCCCAACTTCATTCAAAATTTTAATATTTTCATCACTTTCCTCACCAAAAACCTCTTCTGTAAGTTCTGCTAATTCCTTTAACACTTTAACCTCTTCCACAACATTCCCCTGCTGCATAAGTTCTTTTCTCAAGTTTGTCAATTCGTTTATTCTGACTTTTTTTTCAAATATATTTGACATTTTATATTTCTCCTTTATCTTAAATTTATTGCTTAACTTTGGTATTACAAAAATATAATTTGAATACATTTCAATTTTAAATTTATTATTTCTAACAAAAGTTTACCATACAAAATTGCAATCTGCAACAATATTAAAAATAATTTTAAGACTTTAAAATAGTTTTACTATAAAATAAAATTATGTTGTTGAAATAAAAAAACTCCTATTATATAATTAAAATAGATTAAATATTTTTAGAGGAAAGAAGGAAAGATAAGATGAATAAAGAAAAAATTGATTTTAAGTATCATCATATAAAGCATTATAAATATCAGGCACAATCAAAGAAAACTTTGATAACTTCAATTTTACTGACACTATTTTTTGCTTTAGTTGAATTATTTGGCGGAATATTTAGTGGCTCGCTTGCACTTATTTCAGATTCATTTCACATGTTTTCGGATGTAGTTGCACTTTTGTTCAGCATTATTGCGGTATTTTTTTCAGCTAAAAAGCCAAACAAAAATTTTACTTACGGATTTTTGAGAATTGAGATAATTTCTGCATTTATAAATGGACTGGCTCTTATGATAATATCGGTTGGGATAGTTATTGAAGCTATAAAACGGCTTTTCAATCCAGAACATGTTGATTTTTTTACAATGTTCACAATTGCAGTAATTGGGCTTCTAGTTAATATCATACTTATGTTTGTACTTATGAGAAGTTTGAAAAAAGAAAAGAATCTTAATGTAAAAAGTGCTTTGTGGCATTTTTTAGGCGATACATTAAATTCTGTCGGAGTCATAATTGCTGCGGTTATTTTGAAATTAACTAATCTTGTTATTTTTGACATAATAATAAGTATGATTATCAGCGTTGTTATTTTCACTGGAGGGCTAAAAATTGCAAAAGAGGCGTTTTTTATTTTAATGGAAGCTGTCCCGAGCCATCTGGATATTAACGAAATTTATGATAAAATTTTGACAATTGACAAAATAAAGGATATTCATGAATTTCATTTGTGGAATATTTCAGAAGAGAACATAAGTATTTCATTTCATATTTTGCTTGATGAATACAATGGAGTAAATGATTATGAAATTGTAAATAATGTGGTAAAACTCCTAAAAAATGAATATGGGATAGAACATGTAACGGTTCAGATTGAAAATCCTGAAATAAATCCACATCTTTAATTATACTTTTAACATAGTAGAAAAAAAAACATAATTTTCAAATCTTCCAATTTTGTCTGATTCGTCAATTATGTTTTTCATTTAAATATCAGCTTTGCTATCTTCTTGTACAAGATTTTTCAATACCATTAGGCCCTCTATAAATAGCATCTTTTCCACCTTTAAAGAATTCGATATTTCCATTTTTGGAAACATATCTTGATCCACTGCCTGATACTGCCACTTTAAGGTTATAAACGTTTCCTGCTTTAGTCACCACTCTGGCAGCGTTTGTTGCCGGATATGAAACTGTTATTCTTTCAGAACCGCAAGTATATGATTCTGAAGCCACTCTTCTTGCAGCAGGTTTTTTACCCGTTCTTCTCTTGGCTGTTGCAGCAAAGCTCATTCCTCCAATTAATGTCATTACAGACAATACTAACATAGATTTTTTCAATAATTTCATCTTTACCATCTCTTTTCTTCAAAATTTATTTCAATACGAAGTATATCACCTAAAACTGTTAAAATTCTTATAGAAACCTATTAGTTAAAAATGAAACTACAGTAAAAATACTTAATTATTTAGCCTATTAATTTTAGATTTTATTTTAAATTATCCGTATGTCCACCTAACAAATTTTCATATTTTTTCAAAAATTTTCCAACATATCTCATCAAAAATGCCGATCGGGCCAATGAAAATACTATAAACGATAACCATAAACCATGATTTTTATACATTGATGTTCCAGTAAAATAAAAAATTAAAAATACTATCAATGCCTGTATCATTGAATTTCTTATATATGCTGTTTCTGTTGCTCCTGTAAAATTTCCATAAATTACCAATCCAAAACTTACAACTAGCGGGAATATAAGCATCCATATTTTATATTGGCTTGCAATATTTATAACTTCCATATTTTTTGTATAAAATAATAACAGCTTTTCTCCGCCAAAAATAAATGCTGTACTCAAAAACAATGAAATTGCGATACAGAACTGGATTGATTTTCCCATTACCCATTTTAGTTTTCTAAAGTTTTTCTCGCCTATGGCTATGCCTGAAAATACACTCGAAGCATTGGCAAAACCGTCAAAAATATATGACATCAGATATTGAACCTGAAATAATATAGAATTTGCAGCCAATATGATTTTCCCATTTTGTGCAGCTTTTTCCAAAAATAAATTTGTTGTTACCAAAAGACATATTGTTCTTATTACCAAATCCAAATTTACCGCTCCAACCTTTTTTATTTCAGCTTTATCAAATACTTTACTCAAATTCACATTGTGTAAAATTTCCTTTGCTGAAAAAGTTCTTAAAATAATAAAAACTGATAAAACTGTTGTCATTATTTGTGAAATGAGCGTAGCAACTGCCACTCCTGCAACATCCATTTTCAAAACTCTTACAAAATATAAATCCAGGGCAATGTTCACAATATTTGTCATAAGCTGCAAAATCAAACATTTTTTTATTTCCTTACGTCCCATTATCCAACCTAAAAATGTATAATTCAGCAATACAAACGGTGCTCCCCATATCAAAATATTAAAATAAACCGATATATATTTTGTAGTTTCCCTGCCAGCATCAAAAAAATATATAAATCCCCACAAGATCGGCTTTTGAAAAAGGACAAACAAAATTCCCAGTAAAATGGAAATTAACATAGGACGTACCAGAACTGTAATTTCCTCTCTTTTGTTATTTTCCCCAAAAGCCTTTGCAGAATATCCCGACGTGCTGACACGCAAAAAACCAAATAACCAATAAATTGTATTAAAAATCGTTCCACCAAGTGTAACTCCACCAATGAATACTGGATTTGACAAATTTCCTACAACCGCTGTATCAACTGAATTTAATAGCGGAGTTGTCAATGTTGACAACGTAAACCCCAATGCTAATTTTAAATATTCCCCATTTCTATGCTTTTCTATATTTACACTTCTTTTCATTTCCCTCCTACGTTAACAGAATTACTCAAAAAATGAAATTAGATTATTTTTAATAATTTTCAGGAAATAAAATTCTTTCTACACCTTCAATTATAATGTGTAAAATCATCATGTGAACTTCCTGAATCCTGTCTGATGTTTCTCCAGGAATTATGAATTCATAATCACATACTCCCTTCAATTTTCCACCATCTTTTCCAAGTAATGCCACTGTTTTTAAATTTCTTTCCTTAGCTGATTTAACAGCTTCAATTATATTTTTAGAATTTCCCGAAGTTGAAATCCCAAAGAAAAAATCACCTTCCTGCCCAAATGCTTCTACTCCTTTTGCAAAAACAAAATCAAATCCATAATCGTTTCCAACACACGTGATATGTGAAGAATCACTAATACTTATGGACGGCAACGCTTTTCTGTCTTTTCTAAATCTCCCTGTAAATTCTTCAGCAAAATGCATCGCATCACAGTTACTTCCACCATTTCCTGCAATCAGCGATTTTTTACTATTTTTATAGGCTTGTGCCAATTCCCGCGCTATTTTTTCTGTCTTTTCAATATTTTCATCATTTTCCACAAATGTCTTTACAGTTTCAAAAGCTGTTAAATACGAATTTCTTATATTTTCTTTTAACATAATTTTCCTCCCAAAATTTATTTATAAATTATCTGTTTAAATTACTGCTTATTCTTTACCGAAAACAATGCTGGAGTAATTTTATAATCCTTCACAAATTTTACAAATTTGGAAATTCCTGTTTTTTCACCATTTTCACGAATATAGACGATTTGGAACTTATCTTCGGATTTTTCAAAGTTATGAATAACTTTTAATGCCCCTTTTTCGATTTCCTCATAAACGCTGTAATATGGAAGAACTGCAAACCCAAGTCCACTTTTTATAAGGTTTTTCATCGTTTCAATGCTTCCATTTATGACGATTCTGTTTTCCAGATTAAATCCTATTATTTTTTCAAACAAATCCAGATATTTGCTTGTCAACACAGTATCCCGCTTTAACAGCTGCATTTCCTTCAATTCCTTGTAATCTGTTATTTCTTTGCCTGCCACAACAACAAATGGATATTCCTCAGTTTCGATAACCTTTATTTCCTTATCCTCAATGAAATACTCTTCCATTAGTGCAATGTCAACTGTCCCTTCCTTTAGATGTTTTACAAGCGATTCACGATTTTTGATATACAAATCAAATTCAATTTCAGGATTGTGCTTTTTAAATTCCACCATAATTCTTGGCAACACAGGTTCTCCAATATTATGAGTTGCTCCTATGCAGATTTTTCCCTTTCCATAATGTGAAATTTTTTCCATTTCCTTTTCCACCCGTAAAATCTTGTCAAAAACATCCTTTGACATCCGATAAAGCTCTTTTCCCGCAAAAGTTAATCTAAAATTTTTAGAATTTCTTTCAATAAGCTGGATTCCTAATTTTGTTTCCAGTTTTTTTATTTGTATTGATACCGCAGATTGACTTATAAATAAATTTTTTGCAGCTTTAGTAAAACTCTTTTCCTTGCATGCCTCAAAGAAAATTTTTAAATGATGTACATCCACAGTTATTTCTCCAATCATATATTTTTTATATTATTATAACTCATACATATATTTTTGTCCAGTAAATATGACATTGGAAGAATAAAATAATTCATTAAAAATTACTTTGATTAATGATTGGATTTCTTTTTTAAATAGCTTATAATTTTGTTCAAAAAATTTTGGAACTTGTTTTAAAATTCACGAATATTATATCATTATTTATTTTGATAATCAAATTATTTTTGTTTTTTATAAATATATTCAAATTATGCTGACAAAACTCATTTGAACAAAACAGACATAATTTTCAAATATATCCTAAACATTTTTATTAATCAAAAAAATTATAGAAAAATCATTTATTTAATGTTAAAATACAAATATTAACATAGTTAAAATTTATAAAACTTAAAATCAGGAGGAAAAATGGTAGAACAATTATTTAAGGAATTATCTTTATTGGAAGAAATTGAAGCAATCGCATTGGGAGGTTCACGTGCGGGAGAAAATTATGATGAAAAATCAGACTACGATGTGTACCTTTATGTAAATTCACCAATTAACGAAGAAAAAAGAAAAAATATTCTAAAAAATTTTTGCAGTTATATGGAAATTGGAAACAGCTTTTGGGAGTACGAGGACAACTGTGTCTTAAACGACGGAATTGAAATTGATATTCTTTATCGAGATATGGAAGATTTTATGAAAGGAATCGAAAGAGTCGTTATCGAATGCCAACCAAACAATTCCTACACAACTTGCATGTGGCACAATCTAATTACCTGTAAAATCCTATACGACAAAAACGGAACTCTTGAAAAATACAAAAATAAATATTCCATAAATTATCCAAAACAACTAAAAGAAAACATCATAAAAAGACAACTTCAATTAATCGACTCTGCAATGCCGGCATATCCGAAACAAATAAAAAAAGCTGTTGAACGAAAAGATTTTGTCAGCATAAACCATAGAATAACAGAATTCCTAGCTTCATATTTTGATCTATTATTCGCAATTAATGAAGTAACACACCCTGGTGAAAAACGATTAATCCAATTTTGCAAAAAGCAGTGCAAAATCTTACCTGAAAACTTTGAAGAAAACTTAAATTCTCTTTTTTCACATATGTATTCAGAAGAAAATCAATCTTTATTAGTAGAAGATATACAAAATATTGTAAATAATATAAAAAAACTAAAATAAATTTATAAAAAGAAAAAAATTTGACAATAAATGAGAATTTTGATAACATCTACAGGTAGAATAAAAAAATTGAGAAAGAAGGAGAGTATATGTCAAGTATTATAATTCCAAAAAATTATGATCCAAAATACGGGATTATGGAAACAGAAATCGCTATAAAAGCAGCAAAAGACTATTTTGAAAAAGAACTTGCAAAAGCATTGGACTTAACAAGAATTTCAGCACCTATGTTCGTTAGAAAGAATGCCGGGATTAATGACAACTTAAATGGCGTTGAACGTCCAGTGGCATTTGAAATGAAAGAAATGCCAGACACAACATTGGAAATTGTGCATTCACTTGCAAAATGGAAAAGAATAGCACTGAAACAATATGGGATAGAGGCTGGAAAAGGGATTTACACAGATATGAATGCCATTAGAAGAGATGAAGATTTGGATAACACTCACTCAATTTATGTGGATCAGTGGGACTGGGAAAAAGTTATTTCAAAAGAAGATAGAAATTTGGACTTTTTAAAGGAAACAGTAAAAAAAATATATCAAGTCTTTTTAAATACAGAAAAAGAATTGACAGACAAATTTAGTAAATTTGAAAAATTTTTACCAAAGGAAGTAACATTTATCACTTCTCAAGAGCTGGAAAATCTATATCCTGAATTGACTCCAAACGAAAGGGAAGACAAATTTGCAAAAGAAAATGGAGCAATATTTATTATGCAAATTGGAAAAGTGTTAAATTCAGGACAAAGACACGACGGGCGTGCCCCAGATTACGATGACTGGGAATTAAATGGAGATTTGATTATGTGGAATCCTGTTCTTGACAGAGCACTGGAATTATCATCAATGGGAATCCGGGTGGACAAAACCGCTTTGGAACGTCAATTAAAAGAATTAAACCTGGAAGAAAGAAAAAATCTTGATTTTCACAAAATGCTTTTAAACGATGAATTACCACTAACAATCGGTGGAGGAATCGGACAGTCAAGAATCTGTATGTTTTTATTACAAAAAGCTCACATTGGAGAAGTTCAGGCTTCAGTTTGGACTCCTGAAATCGTAAAAGAATGTAAAGAAAACGGAATCAATCTTTTATGGTATTAAGATAAAAAATCTGAAATGTAAGAAAAAAAGTGAATTACTAATTAATTTTAGTTTTTCACTTTGTTAGAAATAATCTATATATTAAAATACCATTCAATAAATTTTGGAAAACTATTCCATTTTTTTATTTCTTTTTCTTTTCCTAATATTAAATGAACAACTTCTTCAGTTTGAGTATTATAGAAAAATCCATTTTCTCCTTCAAAATTATCCAAAGGAATGTAATCATTTGTCAATCCTAAAGATTTATTGACTGAATATAAATTTTTTAATAAATCTGTATTAACCAAAAACCAGCCTAACTGATAAATTTCCTTTCTTGAACTGTAAAAAGCGGGACCTTCTTCTGCATGTAAATAAAATTGTATAAAATCACTCTTCATGTCAATATTTAATTTCGATAAAGCCTCTCTATATTCGATACTTTCATCCTCATACCAGCAGTTTCTTTCTTTTAAAAAAGTTATAATTTTATTATTTAGCATATCATCTCCTATAAAAATTTTATAATATTCTATAATTCTGAATCTGAACTTAATTCTAAAACTTCATCTAAATAGTATTTTTTACCAAATCTAGAGAATACAATACTTTATTTATAAAAAATTTTTAATCTACCACTATTCATTTATTTCCCGCAACTTTCAATAAACTTATCAAAAATCTCCTGCATTTTCTTATTCCCACGAACTGCCATCATTTCAGGATGCCATTGTACTGCATAAAAGAATTTATGATTTTTGTTTTGAAAAGCCTCTACTATTCCATCCTTTGCTTTTGCAATAGCAGTCAAGCCATTTCCCAAATCTTTTATCATTTGATGATGGAAAGAGTTTGTTCTAGTTTTTTCTCCAAAAATTTCAAATAAAATATTATCCTTTTCAATATTTATATCGTGTGTAGGCAAGTCAGGAAGCCACTTTTGCATATGATTAACTGTCGTTCCTGTATATTTTACATCTTGATACAAACTTCCGCCAAAATAGACATTTGCAATTTGCAATCCACGGCAAATCCCAAAAATAGGCTTTCCAGTTTTCATAAACTCATCTAAAATTTCAAGCTCAAATTTATCCCGCTCTGGTGTAATGCTCCCAACTTCCTGCAGACAGTCCTCTCCATATAAAATCGGATCAGGATCTCCTCCTCCAGAAAGTAAAAGCCCATCTAAATGCTGAATTTGTTCCCTTATAACTTCCATATTTTCTGTTATTGGCAAAATAAATGGTATTCCTCCAGCATTTATAACCGCCTTACTGTAATCCACAGAAACTATCGTCTTGTGATCATTTAGTCTGTTTGGGTTTAATTCCAGCGAAGTAGTAATCCCTATAATTGGTTTTCTTTTATTATTCATCTATCAAATTCCTTTCTTTTCCCCGTTTTTATTATTACTTTTTATTTAAAATTTCTCACTCTTCCAAAAAAGTCAATGAAATTTTTATAAGTTACCATATCAATTTCATTTTGAGAATATCCTCTCTTTTTCAATGCTTTTTCTATATTCCTCAATTCTGTAACGTTATTCACCCCCAAAAGTCCCTCATGTGCATCACCTTCTGCCTCATAATATTCTGAAAAATCAAGTCCAAATCCAACTTTATCCAGTCCAATTTTCTCAGCCACATATTCCAGATGATTTAAAAGCATTTCCAGATTTTTTTCATTTTCATTTCGACTGACAAAATTGTGGTAACTGTTCATTCCAACCATTCCTCCTCGTTCACCGATACATAAAATTTGATCATCAGTTAAGTTCCTCATTGACGGACAAAGGCTTCTGGCATTTGAATGTGAGGCAAAAAAAGGCTTTTTAGAATGTTTGGCAATATCCCAGAATGTTTTATCGTTGGCATGCGAAACATCAAGCAGGATTCCCAACTCATTGATTATTCTCACAGCATCAATTCCAAGTGAAGTCAATCCCCTGTTTTTATCTCCGCTCTGGCCTGTTGCAAAAGCGTTTGTTTCATTCCAAGTCATTCCAATATGTCGCACACCAAGCTGATTTAATAAATAAATATAATCAAGTTTATCTCCAATCCCTGGAAGCCCTTCTATTCCAAGCATCACTCCAAACTTTTTATCTTCTTCCTTAACATTTTCCCAATTTTCAAAAATTTTAAAATCAGATGGCTCTTTTATAACCTTTATCAAATCTCTTGCGTGATACAATTCCTCAGTCATTGCTCGCAAATCTGCAAAAAAATATTCTTCAGCATTCTCCACTTCATTCACATTCAAATATATTACAAAAATTCCTCCAGAAAGCCCTCCTTTCAAGAATTTTTCCTTATATTTATTTCTAATAATATCCTTATTTCCCTTCTGATATTCCCAGAAATTATCTGTCCACACATCTGCATGCATATCAAAAAACATTAATTTTTCCTTCTTTCTATGTAAATTTATTTTAATTATACTCAAAATCAGTTTTTATACTTTAAAATATTTTGATAAATAACTACTTTTATAGATAGATTTGTTCTAAAAATAATTATTTGAATTAAAAAAAACGAATAAATATGATTTTTTTATTTTTTAAAATAAATTTCAGGCTTATTTCCATTAATCTCCAAAGTGCATTTTGCCCCCATCGGCATTGTTACCAAATCAGGCTTTTCATGTCCACTTTCAAGTCCATAAATTACAGGCTTTTCATAATCCTTGAAAAAATCTTTTAAAAAATCCATTAACTCATAATTTTCTCCATAAGTATTTTCACAGCCCGCAAAATTGCCTAACAAAACCGCATTACAGTCTTCAAATTTTCCAGCATATTTCAAATGTGTCATCATTCTATCAATTCTGCTGATTTCCTCTTCAATTTCTTCAATAAAAAATATTTTCCCTTTCGTATCAATTTCATAATCTGTTCCTAAAGTTGTAACAATTATCGAAAGATTTCCGCCAGTCAGCTCTCCATTTATTTTTTTATTTTCAAAATCTTTTTTATACAAAAGGAGTGTTTCTTTTTCTTTTCCAGTTTTTTCATCTGTTGGATTCTCAAATTTCCACTTTTCGCCTTTTTTCTTATTCAAAGCATTCAAAAAAGACTTTTTCGTAAATTCACTAAAATCGTTAAACATATTCGATTTTACCATAGGCCCATGAAAAACTCCCAAATTACACTTCTGATTGAAAGCAATGCTTAAATTTGTAACATCGCTATAACCCACAAAAACTTTAGGATTTTTCTTTATCAATTCATAGTCCAGCTTATCCAAAAGTTGCGAAGCACTAAATCCGCCCTTCACACAAAAAATTCCTTTAACTTCATCATCAGAAAAAGCCCTATGTAAATCTTTTATCCTAATTTCAGGCGTTCCCGCCATATATCCTCCAATATTCTCAAAAAGGCTCTCCCCCAGCACAGCCTCAAAACCTAAGTTTTTCACAACTTCCTTGCATTTTTCAATATCTTCCTCAAAAATAGGAGAAGAAGTGCACACTAAAAACACTTTATCTCCTTGTTTTAATGGTTCTGGAAAATTCATTTTCAAACTCCTTTTTTATTTTTTCAAGTTTTTATCTTTATAATTGATTATATTGTTGTTTATTAATACTATTCCCAGTTTAAAAAGCAAAAATTATATTTTAATTATTTGAAAATAAATACCAGGTTTAATTCTCTACTAAAAAGATTTATAATAGATTTGTTATTTAAATGGTGTTTAGTATAAAATAGTAAAAATCAATTAAAAGTTAGTATAGCTATTATAAATTCTAATTTCTTTTTTTAAACAGGATTTAGATAAGCAATATTTTAAATATTCATTTTATCAATTTCAATTTTAAAAACAACCTTTGTAACAATTTTTCTTATATTTCCAGAATTATCATTTTCAGAAACATTAAGTTCAGGCTTATGCACATCATTTGGCAAAAATACGAGCACATCCCCAGTTTTCATAACTACATCAAATGCTTTTTCACCTTCCAGAATTACCAAATCCTTTTCAGAATCAAAGCTCTTAACTTCCATATTCCGAATATCACTAATTGCAACTTTTTCAGTTCCATTAATCATAATTTGTACATCCAAATATTTTTTATGGCTTTCCCAAAATTTCTCATTTTCACTTTTTGTAAAATATTTTCCTACATTCATTTTAATGTCATTATATCCTACATCATAACTTCCATGTACAAGCGATAAAATTTTATTCTCATTTTTTTTCGCAAATTCAATGCAAAATTGAATATCCTTTGCTAAGCTCTTGTTCTGTACTTCATCATTCATATTTGTAAAAATCATCTTTTGCACTCTCCTTCAAAAAAATCACAGCTAATTCTCAACTGTGATTATACCCTTTTTTATTAACAATTTCAATAAAAAAAACTTATTTAAAACTTTGTTTATAGCATTTCAATTATCTTTATTTTTTCTAAGATTCCTTTTTCCAAAATAATTTTATCAATCTCAGTTTTCAAATTTTCATCATAAAAATTCTCAATCACGGCAAATTCACTATTTCTATCCAAATTTTTATCCCAGAATCTTTGAAAGTATGGACGTAAAAATTTGTTTATTTCAAGCACAGCCTTATTTTCCCCCTTATTTTCCACGATATTTTGCAAATGCTCTAAAACAAGTGATTTTGTTTCATCAAAAGTTTGAATCGTGTTTATTTTACCACTCTGTAGAAATTCCCTTGTTTGTGGAATTAACCAAGGATTACCGATTATGCCACGTGAAAGTATTATGCCATCAAGATTGCAGGGGGTTATTTTTCGTTTTATTTCGGAAAGTTCAAATAAATCGCCGTTTCCAAAAAACTGTATATTTCTTGGCATTTTGCTTAGTTTTTCAACAATTTCCCAGTTGGCAGTTCCAGAATACATTTGTTCTTGAGTCCGTCCGTGAACACAGATAAAATCAAGGTTATGCT is a genomic window of Leptotrichia trevisanii DSM 22070 containing:
- a CDS encoding DUF4037 domain-containing protein, translating into MDSNKIKGLELSKKYFEEIYLPVIKSEFPEVFEKMAAGLAGEGSECFGFDDEISQDHDFGPSCCIWLSSEDYEKYGLNLQKRLNELPKEFLGFRALNVSEFGDGRRGVLNMEDWFFKFLGDIKVPENLYEWRLIPEELLATAVNGEIFMDNLGKFTKIRNDLEKYFPEDIRLNKIATRCMKMAQSGQYNYLRCMKRNEIVAARLAETEFINEAIHMIFLLNKKYKLFYKWMPKALKDLKILGEKTYFLIEELVKLPTGAINRKFQIIEEISADVISEMKNQDIVPRQLTSDFLQDYGPFVQNKIEDEKLRNWNPAMD
- a CDS encoding tetratricopeptide repeat protein is translated as MSNIFEKKVRINELTNLRKELMQQGNVVEEVKVLKELAELTEEVFGEESDENIKILNEVGGTLKYVGEFDTAKDALLKAQGFIEKKYGKDSIPYATCSLNLAEVYRFMKKYDETEDMYLNTMKIYENNNLQNDYVYASVCNNLALFYQELERYEEAIELQEKSLRVLEKVGENPIQYAITLSNLVQPYLKVKNKEKAEEYLQKSLELIEKEVGKTHNLYAAVLNNMATFYFAENEYEKALELFEESAEICEKTFGKESNNYKNILENIEVVKEKMV
- a CDS encoding cation diffusion facilitator family transporter, giving the protein MNKEKIDFKYHHIKHYKYQAQSKKTLITSILLTLFFALVELFGGIFSGSLALISDSFHMFSDVVALLFSIIAVFFSAKKPNKNFTYGFLRIEIISAFINGLALMIISVGIVIEAIKRLFNPEHVDFFTMFTIAVIGLLVNIILMFVLMRSLKKEKNLNVKSALWHFLGDTLNSVGVIIAAVILKLTNLVIFDIIISMIISVVIFTGGLKIAKEAFFILMEAVPSHLDINEIYDKILTIDKIKDIHEFHLWNISEENISISFHILLDEYNGVNDYEIVNNVVKLLKNEYGIEHVTVQIENPEINPHL
- a CDS encoding MliC family protein gives rise to the protein MKLLKKSMLVLSVMTLIGGMSFAATAKRRTGKKPAARRVASESYTCGSERITVSYPATNAARVVTKAGNVYNLKVAVSGSGSRYVSKNGNIEFFKGGKDAIYRGPNGIEKSCTRR
- a CDS encoding MATE family efflux transporter, encoding MKRSVNIEKHRNGEYLKLALGFTLSTLTTPLLNSVDTAVVGNLSNPVFIGGVTLGGTIFNTIYWLFGFLRVSTSGYSAKAFGENNKREEITVLVRPMLISILLGILFVLFQKPILWGFIYFFDAGRETTKYISVYFNILIWGAPFVLLNYTFLGWIMGRKEIKKCLILQLMTNIVNIALDLYFVRVLKMDVAGVAVATLISQIMTTVLSVFIILRTFSAKEILHNVNLSKVFDKAEIKKVGAVNLDLVIRTICLLVTTNLFLEKAAQNGKIILAANSILFQVQYLMSYIFDGFANASSVFSGIAIGEKNFRKLKWVMGKSIQFCIAISLFLSTAFIFGGEKLLLFYTKNMEVINIASQYKIWMLIFPLVVSFGLVIYGNFTGATETAYIRNSMIQALIVFLIFYFTGTSMYKNHGLWLSFIVFSLARSAFLMRYVGKFLKKYENLLGGHTDNLK
- the gmhA gene encoding D-sedoheptulose 7-phosphate isomerase, translating into MLKENIRNSYLTAFETVKTFVENDENIEKTEKIARELAQAYKNSKKSLIAGNGGSNCDAMHFAEEFTGRFRKDRKALPSISISDSSHITCVGNDYGFDFVFAKGVEAFGQEGDFFFGISTSGNSKNIIEAVKSAKERNLKTVALLGKDGGKLKGVCDYEFIIPGETSDRIQEVHMMILHIIIEGVERILFPENY
- a CDS encoding LysR family transcriptional regulator translates to MDVHHLKIFFEACKEKSFTKAAKNLFISQSAVSIQIKKLETKLGIQLIERNSKNFRLTFAGKELYRMSKDVFDKILRVEKEMEKISHYGKGKICIGATHNIGEPVLPRIMVEFKKHNPEIEFDLYIKNRESLVKHLKEGTVDIALMEEYFIEDKEIKVIETEEYPFVVVAGKEITDYKELKEMQLLKRDTVLTSKYLDLFEKIIGFNLENRIVINGSIETMKNLIKSGLGFAVLPYYSVYEEIEKGALKVIHNFEKSEDKFQIVYIRENGEKTGISKFVKFVKDYKITPALFSVKNKQ
- a CDS encoding nucleotidyltransferase domain-containing protein, which translates into the protein MVEQLFKELSLLEEIEAIALGGSRAGENYDEKSDYDVYLYVNSPINEEKRKNILKNFCSYMEIGNSFWEYEDNCVLNDGIEIDILYRDMEDFMKGIERVVIECQPNNSYTTCMWHNLITCKILYDKNGTLEKYKNKYSINYPKQLKENIIKRQLQLIDSAMPAYPKQIKKAVERKDFVSINHRITEFLASYFDLLFAINEVTHPGEKRLIQFCKKQCKILPENFEENLNSLFSHMYSEENQSLLVEDIQNIVNNIKKLK